From Candidatus Methylopumilus planktonicus, a single genomic window includes:
- the mfd gene encoding transcription-repair coupling factor codes for MPLEANYQSKESLSTAEIDGSDSYSLVKYIHDEIVKSKKSLAIFTETAFEARRLMEEMLWFSPDLKINLLPDWETLPYDHFSPHPDLISERLLTLYQVTQKSFDLVIIPVTTALHLLPPKSYIQQFSFHFSKGQKVDIEAFKNQLTLNGYMNVVRVMAPGEFSVRGSLIDLFPMGSIVPYRLDFFDDEIDSIRTFDVDSQRTLYPVNEIKLLPARECPMDEKSISIFRQNYREHFEGDPSRSSIYKDISKGIPIGGIEWYMPLFFEEMSDIFSYFSDNTIIYKHGNLDLACSHFWHETEKRFRLFAYDAERPILEPQNLLIKPDQFFKSINSYKKFDLKRKEVYEKIPDISIDRKNILPLSKLDNFITDNPKRVFILTDSLGRRETVSELLKLAGIKFKATDDWSSAAGISDQVVLTVSPLHQGYISSQHVVITESELYVNTVRQSRRRHRDKNFSTDAMVRDLSELKEGDPIVHEQYGVGRFKGLFNLDFGEGESEFLLLQYFGEDKLYVPVSNLELISRYSGGPAETAPLHRLGSDQWDKAKKKALRQIHDTAADLLNIYSQRSIKKGYAFKINLQDYERFTDGFPFEETDDQLTAINAVITDMESQKPMDRLICGDVGFGKTEVALRAAFIAANDGKQVAILVPTTLLAEQHYNNFMDRFSDSPIKIAEISRFKSKKEQAESLVRLSNGEIDIIIGTHRLIQNDIKFKNLGLIIIDEEHRFGVRQKELLKSMRAEVDVLTLTATPIPRTLSMAMEGLREFSIISTPPQKRLSIKTFVNNYSEGIIREAVLREFNRGGQVYFLHNDVDTITSMKEKLEKLIPEGVIEIAHGQMRERELERVMHDFYQQKANILLCTTIIETGIDIPSANTIIMNRADMFGLAQLHQLRGRVGRSHHQAYAYLLVDPDRKISNHAQKRLEAIQLLEDLGAGYYLAIHDLEIRGAGELLGDNQSGQMHEIGFNLYLEMLNYAVKQLKIGKKLSLDTPLQKNTEINLHTPAIITNTYCGDINERLVLYKRLSGLSQDEQLMEMKEELIDRFGVMPEQTQSLISFHDLRIFIQHLDIKKIDASDVSIQITFASDSKIDPLKLIKLLSEDKRCRMNGPDKIKISVTLSDILERVKFIKDFLVKIFLS; via the coding sequence ATGCCATTAGAAGCAAATTATCAAAGTAAAGAATCACTATCGACAGCTGAAATTGATGGCTCTGATAGCTATTCTCTCGTCAAATATATTCATGATGAAATTGTTAAAAGTAAAAAGTCTTTAGCAATTTTTACGGAGACTGCATTCGAAGCAAGGCGTCTTATGGAAGAGATGCTTTGGTTTAGCCCGGATTTAAAAATTAATTTGTTGCCCGATTGGGAGACTCTTCCTTACGATCACTTTTCACCCCATCCAGATCTAATCTCAGAACGACTCCTAACTCTTTACCAAGTGACTCAGAAAAGTTTTGATCTAGTTATTATTCCCGTGACCACAGCACTTCACTTATTACCCCCTAAAAGTTATATACAACAATTTAGCTTTCATTTTAGTAAAGGGCAAAAAGTTGATATTGAAGCTTTTAAAAACCAATTAACATTAAATGGATATATGAACGTGGTTCGCGTCATGGCTCCAGGAGAATTTTCAGTGAGAGGAAGTCTCATTGATTTGTTTCCTATGGGCAGTATTGTGCCATACCGCCTGGATTTCTTTGATGACGAGATTGATTCAATTCGAACATTTGATGTTGACTCGCAAAGAACACTTTATCCTGTCAATGAAATTAAACTACTCCCGGCCCGTGAATGTCCAATGGATGAAAAGTCCATTAGTATATTTCGACAAAATTATCGAGAGCATTTTGAAGGTGACCCCTCTCGCTCCTCAATTTACAAAGACATCAGCAAAGGTATTCCCATTGGAGGCATTGAATGGTACATGCCGTTATTTTTTGAAGAGATGAGTGATATTTTTAGTTATTTCTCAGACAATACGATTATTTATAAGCACGGTAATCTTGACCTGGCTTGTAGTCATTTTTGGCATGAAACTGAAAAACGTTTTCGATTGTTTGCTTATGATGCTGAGAGACCAATTTTAGAACCTCAGAATCTTTTAATTAAGCCAGATCAATTTTTTAAATCCATCAATTCATATAAGAAGTTCGATTTAAAACGCAAAGAAGTATATGAAAAAATTCCTGACATATCTATTGATCGGAAAAATATTCTGCCTCTATCAAAGCTTGATAATTTTATTACAGACAATCCTAAAAGAGTTTTTATATTAACGGATAGCTTGGGTCGCCGAGAAACAGTTTCTGAACTTCTAAAGTTGGCTGGCATCAAGTTTAAAGCAACAGATGACTGGTCTTCAGCAGCAGGTATTAGTGACCAAGTAGTTTTGACTGTTAGCCCACTTCATCAAGGCTATATTTCATCCCAGCATGTTGTTATTACAGAATCTGAGCTTTATGTAAATACTGTGCGCCAATCAAGAAGACGTCATCGTGATAAGAATTTCTCAACGGATGCCATGGTCCGTGACTTATCAGAATTAAAAGAAGGTGACCCTATTGTTCATGAACAATATGGCGTAGGTCGATTTAAAGGATTATTTAATTTAGATTTTGGTGAAGGAGAGAGTGAATTCTTACTTTTACAATATTTTGGTGAAGATAAACTTTATGTACCAGTATCCAATCTAGAACTTATTTCTCGATACTCGGGAGGACCAGCTGAAACTGCACCCTTACACAGGCTCGGTTCAGACCAATGGGATAAGGCAAAGAAAAAAGCTTTAAGACAAATTCATGATACTGCTGCAGACCTCTTAAACATTTATTCGCAGCGCTCCATTAAAAAAGGCTACGCCTTCAAAATTAATTTACAAGATTATGAAAGATTCACTGATGGATTTCCATTTGAGGAGACCGATGACCAATTAACTGCAATTAATGCTGTAATTACTGATATGGAATCTCAAAAGCCTATGGATCGTCTTATATGCGGCGATGTAGGATTTGGCAAGACAGAAGTTGCATTAAGAGCAGCATTTATAGCAGCTAATGATGGAAAGCAAGTTGCTATATTAGTACCGACAACACTTCTTGCTGAACAGCATTACAATAATTTTATGGATCGTTTTTCAGATTCTCCTATCAAGATTGCAGAAATTTCTCGGTTTAAATCTAAAAAAGAACAAGCTGAGTCGCTTGTAAGATTATCTAATGGTGAAATTGATATTATCATTGGCACACATAGACTCATTCAAAATGACATTAAATTTAAAAATTTAGGGCTGATTATTATTGATGAGGAGCACCGTTTTGGTGTGCGCCAAAAAGAATTACTTAAATCTATGCGAGCTGAAGTGGATGTATTAACACTTACAGCGACTCCGATTCCTCGAACACTATCTATGGCTATGGAAGGTTTACGAGAGTTTTCTATTATTTCTACTCCACCACAAAAACGTTTATCGATTAAAACATTTGTGAATAACTATTCAGAAGGCATCATTCGTGAAGCAGTTCTTAGAGAATTTAATCGAGGTGGTCAGGTATATTTCTTACATAACGATGTTGACACTATCACTTCGATGAAAGAAAAATTAGAAAAGTTAATACCTGAAGGGGTAATTGAAATCGCACATGGACAGATGAGAGAGCGAGAGCTTGAAAGAGTCATGCATGATTTTTATCAACAAAAGGCGAATATTTTACTGTGTACAACAATTATTGAAACAGGCATTGATATTCCATCAGCCAATACAATCATTATGAATCGTGCAGACATGTTTGGACTAGCGCAACTTCATCAGTTAAGAGGTCGGGTGGGTAGATCTCACCATCAAGCCTATGCATATTTACTTGTTGATCCAGATCGGAAGATCAGCAACCATGCTCAAAAACGATTGGAAGCTATTCAGCTTCTTGAGGATTTAGGTGCAGGTTATTATCTTGCTATTCACGATTTGGAGATTCGAGGAGCAGGTGAGTTGCTAGGTGACAATCAAAGCGGACAAATGCATGAAATTGGATTCAATTTATATTTAGAAATGCTTAATTATGCTGTTAAGCAGCTTAAAATTGGCAAAAAATTAAGTCTCGATACTCCGCTTCAAAAAAATACAGAAATTAATCTTCATACACCAGCCATTATTACTAATACTTATTGTGGTGATATCAATGAAAGGCTTGTTCTCTATAAGCGCTTGTCAGGACTTAGTCAGGATGAGCAATTAATGGAAATGAAAGAAGAGCTGATAGATCGTTTTGGTGTGATGCCAGAGCAAACACAATCCCTAATTTCTTTTCACGACTTAAGAATTTTTATTCAACATCTTGATATTAAAAAAATAGATGCTAGTGATGTTTCAATTCAAATTACATTTGCTAGTGATAGCAAAATTGACCCGCTGAAGCTTATTAAACTTCTAAGCGAAGATAAGCGTTGCCGAATGAATGGCCCAGATAAGATTAAAATTTCCGTGACTCTTTCCGATATCCTAGAGCGTGTAAAATTTATAAAAGATTTCTTGGTGAAAATATTCTTATCTTAA
- a CDS encoding UvrD-helicase domain-containing protein, which yields MNDAELREKALLLSSFIVEAPAGSGKTSLLTDRYLKLLTVVDAPEEIVAITFTKKAASEMKAKIIERIKESQSPFAQTILKRSKEKGWDIEHNLSRLKVMTIDKFCLNVVSQIPVLSKMGQKPNITDTPEKLYEESVKQTLQAKDSIEDIKVVFTHYDNEYEKINRRLVAMMSIRDQWKYRCHKLAQKATKQIIDEGNAYLEHLIKPIYQKINTVLNQDQLNDLIEILHYLKSINLREDIKLENKRSFNFDTEEISLWQTITKILFTDKNTRRENITVREGFKNDDEGEVYKNKCRNLPNIDFLLAIKTIPEPINETYALKLKSISNVLLQCEKKLRQLFRQRNTVDFIEIIEIANEALGKNDAASDLLLSLDYKISHLLIDEFQDTSRSHFNFLKKIVDGWTPEAQKTVFCVGDPMQSIYKFREADVSIFIEAKKNGFNTIPLETIRLKDNYRSSSLIVNEINQIFENILPKEDSIQEGAVSYKPFVSAKKEHDFNISEFKFHALTFTENIDIDTEEAKYVCNLIDTFPENEKIAILTRSRSHLSELINYIRKFKPNLRFNAVEIDALDKHQSIQDILSLSYAMLDLSDRIHWLAILRAPWCGVVLNDLALLFQNDHNSTVWEIIQDENKMNEISSDGRKRIQRLIDILKNAFDNQSKTHIRRLIESVWMNLGGELCLHNPNDIVDINKFFDILQTSSSPIAIDFELVEHQITKTYLSDIPSAEESIQFFTIHKAKGLEFDVVIIPSLNSTTRASDKKMIMSDTFSENNYIYDVTAFSEPDNKSPHLHDLIYGIEKNREENELKRLLYVAMTRAKVKLHLVGSVIHKDEIKPASNTFLSLLWGIYGNSFYEEKPIENIEIGTLKSKIEEFVPKLMRLKLN from the coding sequence TTTTAAGCTCATTTATTGTAGAGGCGCCGGCAGGTTCTGGAAAAACAAGCTTACTTACTGATCGATATTTAAAATTGCTTACAGTTGTTGATGCCCCCGAAGAAATTGTAGCGATAACTTTCACAAAGAAAGCAGCTTCAGAAATGAAAGCTAAGATCATCGAGCGAATTAAAGAAAGTCAAAGTCCTTTTGCTCAAACAATTCTAAAGCGCTCGAAAGAAAAAGGCTGGGATATTGAACATAATCTTTCACGACTTAAAGTTATGACTATTGATAAGTTCTGTCTTAATGTGGTCAGTCAAATTCCTGTATTAAGCAAAATGGGGCAAAAGCCTAATATTACCGATACACCTGAAAAACTCTATGAAGAGTCAGTTAAGCAAACTTTACAGGCTAAAGATAGCATCGAAGATATTAAAGTTGTCTTTACTCATTATGACAATGAATATGAAAAGATTAATCGCCGTTTAGTGGCGATGATGTCAATTCGAGATCAGTGGAAATACCGATGTCATAAGCTTGCCCAAAAAGCAACCAAGCAAATTATCGATGAAGGCAATGCTTATCTTGAACATTTGATAAAGCCCATCTATCAAAAAATTAATACTGTACTAAATCAAGATCAGCTAAATGATCTTATAGAAATTCTTCACTACTTAAAAAGTATAAATCTTAGGGAAGATATAAAGCTAGAAAATAAAAGAAGTTTTAATTTTGATACAGAAGAAATCTCTTTATGGCAAACGATCACAAAAATCTTATTTACAGATAAAAATACCAGGCGAGAAAACATTACAGTCCGAGAGGGATTTAAGAATGATGATGAGGGAGAAGTCTACAAAAATAAATGTCGCAATCTACCAAATATCGACTTTTTATTAGCCATCAAGACAATTCCGGAACCTATTAATGAAACATATGCCTTAAAACTAAAATCTATTTCAAATGTTCTGCTGCAGTGCGAAAAGAAACTCCGGCAGCTATTTAGGCAGCGAAATACTGTCGATTTTATTGAGATCATAGAGATCGCGAATGAGGCACTTGGTAAAAATGATGCGGCAAGCGATCTTTTATTATCTTTGGATTACAAAATATCCCACTTACTTATAGATGAATTTCAAGATACAAGCAGAAGTCATTTTAATTTCTTAAAGAAAATTGTGGATGGCTGGACACCAGAAGCACAAAAAACCGTTTTCTGTGTAGGCGACCCTATGCAATCTATATATAAATTTAGGGAAGCTGATGTCAGTATTTTTATTGAGGCTAAAAAAAATGGTTTTAACACAATTCCCTTAGAAACCATACGACTTAAAGATAATTACCGGTCTTCTTCTCTTATTGTGAATGAGATAAATCAGATATTTGAAAATATACTACCAAAAGAAGATTCAATTCAAGAAGGAGCTGTATCCTACAAACCTTTTGTATCTGCAAAGAAAGAGCATGACTTTAATATAAGTGAGTTCAAATTTCATGCATTAACATTCACTGAAAATATTGATATTGATACCGAAGAGGCAAAGTATGTATGTAATCTTATTGATACATTTCCTGAAAATGAAAAAATTGCCATTCTCACAAGATCAAGAAGTCATCTCTCTGAATTAATTAATTACATTAGAAAATTCAAACCTAATCTAAGGTTTAATGCAGTAGAAATTGACGCTCTAGATAAGCATCAATCTATTCAGGATATTCTTTCCTTAAGCTACGCCATGCTTGACTTAAGTGACCGGATTCACTGGCTTGCAATTCTTCGAGCGCCATGGTGCGGAGTTGTACTTAATGACCTAGCCCTACTATTTCAAAATGATCACAACTCAACAGTATGGGAAATTATTCAAGATGAAAATAAAATGAATGAAATTTCCTCTGATGGAAGAAAAAGAATTCAACGACTCATCGATATCCTAAAAAACGCATTTGATAATCAAAGTAAAACACATATTAGAAGGCTTATAGAATCAGTTTGGATGAATTTAGGTGGTGAATTATGTCTTCATAACCCTAACGATATTGTAGACATTAATAAATTTTTTGACATACTACAAACATCAAGCTCGCCTATAGCAATCGATTTTGAACTAGTCGAACATCAAATTACAAAAACGTATTTATCTGACATTCCTTCAGCTGAAGAGAGTATTCAATTTTTTACAATCCATAAAGCTAAAGGTCTCGAGTTTGATGTAGTCATTATTCCATCATTGAATTCAACAACACGAGCATCAGACAAAAAAATGATTATGTCTGATACATTTAGTGAGAATAACTATATATACGACGTTACAGCATTTAGTGAGCCTGATAATAAATCACCTCATTTGCATGATTTAATTTATGGTATAGAAAAAAATAGAGAAGAAAATGAATTAAAAAGGCTTCTTTATGTTGCAATGACAAGAGCAAAAGTAAAGCTTCATCTTGTAGGGTCGGTTATACATAAGGATGAAATAAAGCCTGCTTCAAATACGTTCTTATCTCTACTTTGGGGTATTTACGGCAATAGTTTTTATGAGGAAAAACCCATTGAAAATATTGAGATAGGCACTTTGAAAAGCAAAATCGAGGAATTTGTTCCAAAACTCATGCGATTGAAGTTAAATTAA